From the genome of Lotus japonicus ecotype B-129 chromosome 6, LjGifu_v1.2, one region includes:
- the LOC130722943 gene encoding uncharacterized protein LOC130722943 isoform X1, giving the protein MMRGGGGLVVLPFSFWFSTNYIAFQVFFLQLDMVRARGDGYAGGSAPRVPPYVSTHRAHAAAHVEQPLPQLVKRKRSKRSRTGKGPNSTAAIKMLSRDLLVEVITIVASQSIIDLHSIKMCCKDFLDAAEDDYVWRRVSLDTFPLIHWLPNDNTSSFLNRCMECGNMESLYREGLRKYFDYSNGKIDGLEILKVAAENGHMEAKYVCGMISLCSENDDLRKQGLKFMRFLRKSKCVVASRNKVKKLLGFMWKNNGILGRNQSPLCISKSTCKGWRVKMDKWTLIDDDDDDVISSYEYCRWDHELEHFYRLFNIH; this is encoded by the exons ATGATGAGGGgtggtggtggactggtggtGTTACCATTTTCATTCTGGTTCTCTACAA ATTACATTGCATTTCAAGTTTTCTTCCTTCAGTTAG ATATGGTTAGAGCTAGAGGTGACGGTTATGCAGGTGGTTCCGCACCACGCGTTCCACCATATGTGTCCACTCATAGAGCACATGCAGCTGCTCATGTTGAGCAACCATTACCACAATTAGTGAAGAGGAAAAGGAGCAAGAGATCTCGCACTGGTAAAGGTCCCAACTCCACCGCTGCCATAAAAATGCTTTCAAGAGACTTGTTAGTAGAGGTGATTACAATTGTGGCCTCACAATCTATCATCGACCTTCACTCCATCAAAATGTGTTGCAAAGATTTTCTTGATGCTGCTGAAGATGATTATGTTTGGAGAAGAGTTTCTTTGGACACATTCCCATTAATCCATTGGCTTCCTAATGACAACACATCATCGTTCTTGAACCGTTGCATGGAATGTGGAAACATGGAGAGCTTGTACAGAGAAGGGCTGCgaaaatattttgattattcAAATGGAAAGATTGATGGTCTTGAGATCTTGAAGGTAGCTGCTGAAAATGGTCACATGGAAGCCAAATATGTGTGTGGTATGATTTCACTATGCTCTGAAAATGATGATTTGAGAAAACAAGGACTTAAGTTCATGCGTTTTCTGAGGAAGTCCAAGTGTGTTGTAGCTTCGAGAAATAAAGTGAAAAAATTATTGGGCTTTATGTGGAAAAATAATGGAATATTGGGGCGCAATCAAAGTCCTCTATGTATCTCCAAAAGCACATGCAAAGGGTGGAGAGTAAAGATGGATAAATGGACATTaatagatgatgatgatgatgatgttattAGCTCATATGAATATTGTAGATGGGATCATGAGTTAGAGCATTTTTACCGGTTGTTCAATATTCACTAG
- the LOC130722943 gene encoding uncharacterized protein LOC130722943 isoform X2, with protein MMRGGGGLVVLPFSFWFSTNMVRARGDGYAGGSAPRVPPYVSTHRAHAAAHVEQPLPQLVKRKRSKRSRTGKGPNSTAAIKMLSRDLLVEVITIVASQSIIDLHSIKMCCKDFLDAAEDDYVWRRVSLDTFPLIHWLPNDNTSSFLNRCMECGNMESLYREGLRKYFDYSNGKIDGLEILKVAAENGHMEAKYVCGMISLCSENDDLRKQGLKFMRFLRKSKCVVASRNKVKKLLGFMWKNNGILGRNQSPLCISKSTCKGWRVKMDKWTLIDDDDDDVISSYEYCRWDHELEHFYRLFNIH; from the exons ATGATGAGGGgtggtggtggactggtggtGTTACCATTTTCATTCTGGTTCTCTACAA ATATGGTTAGAGCTAGAGGTGACGGTTATGCAGGTGGTTCCGCACCACGCGTTCCACCATATGTGTCCACTCATAGAGCACATGCAGCTGCTCATGTTGAGCAACCATTACCACAATTAGTGAAGAGGAAAAGGAGCAAGAGATCTCGCACTGGTAAAGGTCCCAACTCCACCGCTGCCATAAAAATGCTTTCAAGAGACTTGTTAGTAGAGGTGATTACAATTGTGGCCTCACAATCTATCATCGACCTTCACTCCATCAAAATGTGTTGCAAAGATTTTCTTGATGCTGCTGAAGATGATTATGTTTGGAGAAGAGTTTCTTTGGACACATTCCCATTAATCCATTGGCTTCCTAATGACAACACATCATCGTTCTTGAACCGTTGCATGGAATGTGGAAACATGGAGAGCTTGTACAGAGAAGGGCTGCgaaaatattttgattattcAAATGGAAAGATTGATGGTCTTGAGATCTTGAAGGTAGCTGCTGAAAATGGTCACATGGAAGCCAAATATGTGTGTGGTATGATTTCACTATGCTCTGAAAATGATGATTTGAGAAAACAAGGACTTAAGTTCATGCGTTTTCTGAGGAAGTCCAAGTGTGTTGTAGCTTCGAGAAATAAAGTGAAAAAATTATTGGGCTTTATGTGGAAAAATAATGGAATATTGGGGCGCAATCAAAGTCCTCTATGTATCTCCAAAAGCACATGCAAAGGGTGGAGAGTAAAGATGGATAAATGGACATTaatagatgatgatgatgatgatgttattAGCTCATATGAATATTGTAGATGGGATCATGAGTTAGAGCATTTTTACCGGTTGTTCAATATTCACTAG